A stretch of the Fusobacterium varium genome encodes the following:
- a CDS encoding 1-phosphofructokinase: MNKILTVTLNPAIDVRYNIEKIEMGNVNRTSTIEKNAGGKGINVSRVIRQLGGAILSTGIIGGYTGKLFLSKLDKDSIENSFLETDFETRTCIAAIDKSTGKITEFLESAEGKEKDFEKFLEKYISILENGIKLVCGSGSLLKGIKKDSYNILINEASKREIKFILDTSGETLAEGIKAAPFLIKPNQNELEEIFKKKLNTIDEIVNAARIIVKKGVENVMVTLGENGAILVTENEVYRATFPKVEIKNTVGSGDSTIGGFAYGIAEGKSLEESFKLGVACGTTNAMLDTTGSIDLEILDTVLNNIKIEKAPNN, from the coding sequence ATGAATAAAATTTTAACAGTTACACTTAATCCTGCAATAGATGTAAGGTACAATATTGAAAAAATTGAGATGGGAAATGTAAATAGAACTTCAACTATTGAAAAAAATGCTGGAGGAAAGGGAATAAATGTAAGCCGAGTAATAAGGCAACTGGGAGGAGCTATTCTTTCTACAGGAATTATAGGAGGATACACAGGGAAACTATTTTTATCAAAATTGGATAAAGACAGCATAGAGAATAGTTTTTTGGAAACTGATTTTGAAACAAGAACCTGTATAGCTGCAATTGATAAGAGTACAGGAAAAATAACTGAATTTCTTGAATCGGCTGAGGGAAAGGAAAAAGATTTTGAGAAATTTTTAGAAAAATATATCTCTATTTTAGAAAATGGAATAAAGTTAGTATGTGGTTCAGGAAGTCTTCTAAAAGGAATAAAAAAAGACTCCTACAATATTCTTATAAATGAAGCTTCTAAAAGAGAGATAAAATTTATTCTGGATACAAGTGGAGAAACTCTTGCTGAAGGGATTAAAGCTGCTCCTTTTCTTATAAAACCTAATCAAAATGAATTAGAAGAGATATTTAAGAAAAAACTTAATACCATAGATGAAATAGTAAATGCAGCAAGGATAATAGTAAAGAAAGGAGTAGAAAATGTAATGGTAACTCTTGGAGAAAATGGAGCTATTTTGGTAACTGAAAATGAAGTATACAGAGCAACTTTTCCAAAAGTTGAAATAAAAAATACAGTAGGTTCAGGAGACTCCACAATTGGAGGATTTGCCTATGGAATTGCTGAAGGAAAAAGTTTAGAAGAAAGTTTTAAACTGGGAGTAGCCTGTGGAACTACAAATGCAATGCTTGATACAACAGGGAGTATTGATTTAGAAATTCTGGATACTGTATTAAATAATATAAAAATTGAAAAAGCACCAAATAATTAA
- a CDS encoding glucokinase has translation MAYFVGIDIGGTNVEIGILDEKAEILKKTSIKTNSQNGSEETFIRIWNTVKQLTEELKISQDEIEAVGMGIPGPVVNNSVVKIAANFSWGNDFPAKELMEKISGKSVKVGNDVKVIALGEALFGAAKEYKNSITIPIGTGIAAGIIINGQIVEGSGGAAGELGHIVVNKNGYKCGCGLTGCLETYCSATGIVREGIKRLEKDKNNELYKKINGDLSRLEAKDIFDLARSGDKFSIGIVDFFCEYMAEGLGMLLNIVNPEIIIFTGGVARAGDVLLDGIKKYLSKYALGMTMENLKISFGELNEEAGIKGAAALVIKK, from the coding sequence ATGGCTTATTTTGTTGGAATAGATATAGGCGGGACAAATGTTGAAATTGGAATTTTAGATGAAAAAGCTGAAATATTAAAGAAGACAAGTATAAAGACAAATTCTCAAAATGGCAGTGAAGAAACCTTTATAAGAATATGGAATACAGTGAAGCAATTAACAGAAGAATTGAAGATTTCACAGGATGAAATTGAAGCTGTTGGGATGGGAATTCCTGGACCAGTAGTAAATAATTCAGTTGTAAAAATAGCAGCGAATTTTTCTTGGGGAAATGATTTTCCTGCAAAGGAACTTATGGAAAAAATTTCAGGAAAATCTGTGAAAGTAGGAAATGATGTAAAGGTTATTGCTTTAGGGGAAGCACTTTTTGGAGCGGCAAAAGAATATAAAAATAGTATAACGATTCCTATTGGAACTGGGATTGCAGCAGGAATAATAATAAATGGACAGATAGTAGAGGGTTCTGGAGGAGCAGCTGGAGAGCTGGGACATATAGTGGTAAATAAAAATGGATATAAATGTGGGTGCGGTCTTACAGGATGCCTTGAAACATATTGCTCTGCCACTGGAATCGTAAGAGAAGGAATAAAAAGATTAGAGAAAGATAAAAATAATGAACTGTATAAAAAAATAAATGGAGATTTGAGCAGATTAGAAGCAAAGGATATATTTGACTTGGCTAGATCTGGAGATAAGTTTTCAATAGGGATAGTAGATTTTTTTTGTGAATATATGGCAGAAGGTCTTGGGATGCTTCTGAATATAGTAAACCCTGAAATAATTATTTTCACTGGGGGAGTTGCAAGAGCAGGAGATGTTTTATTAGATGGAATAAAGAAATATTTATCAAAATATGCTCTTGGAATGACTATGGAAAATCTTAAAATTTCCTTTGGGGAATTAAATGAAGAAGCTGGAATAAAAGGGGCAGCAGCACTAGTAATAAAAAAATAA
- a CDS encoding putative transcriptional regulator encodes MLLNKSKSPLYYQLAEIIIEEIKTKNLKEDDKILTEREYCEKYNLSRATVRQGIAYLEKKGYLYKIQGCGTFVSSRVLKQKLLKFYSFTEEMKKQGKTPESKILSFKEKIAGEKIAQELNLDKEEKIFELVRLRLADKDIYMYEKTYLPVKKLLNFSKKDILNTPLYDVLQKKYNIIFSKATERFSVLSADKKISEVLEIDEKSPIIKLQRWTYTGIEKIEYTVSFLRGDKFEFEVDLEDN; translated from the coding sequence ATGCTATTAAATAAATCTAAAAGTCCACTTTACTACCAATTAGCAGAGATTATCATAGAAGAAATAAAAACTAAAAATTTAAAAGAAGATGATAAAATTCTTACTGAAAGAGAATATTGTGAAAAATATAATTTAAGCAGAGCTACAGTGAGACAGGGAATAGCCTATTTAGAAAAAAAAGGATATCTATATAAAATTCAAGGGTGTGGAACTTTTGTTTCATCAAGAGTATTAAAGCAGAAACTTTTGAAATTCTATAGCTTTACAGAGGAAATGAAAAAGCAGGGAAAAACTCCAGAATCAAAAATACTTTCATTTAAAGAAAAAATAGCTGGAGAAAAAATAGCTCAGGAATTAAATCTGGATAAAGAGGAAAAGATATTTGAGCTTGTAAGATTAAGACTGGCTGATAAAGATATATATATGTATGAAAAAACTTACCTTCCAGTTAAAAAACTTTTAAATTTTTCTAAAAAGGATATTTTAAATACACCTTTGTATGATGTTTTACAGAAGAAATATAATATAATTTTCAGCAAAGCAACTGAAAGATTTTCAGTTCTCAGTGCAGATAAGAAAATTTCTGAAGTTTTGGAAATAGATGAGAAGAGTCCTATTATAAAACTTCAGAGATGGACATATACTGGAATAGAAAAAATAGAATATACAGTAAGTTTTCTTCGTGGAGATAAATTTGAATTTGAAGTAGATTTAGAAGATAATTAA
- a CDS encoding fructose-bisphosphate aldolase yields MLVSTRQLLLDAQKRKYAVPAFNVHNMETIQTVIEAASELKSPIIVAATPGTMKYAGPEFFIKLVEICSEKHDIPIAMHLDHHEDYNEIINAIDIGTKSVMIDASHLDFEENIKKVQMVVEYAHKFDVTVEGELGILGGQEDDLVRDDKDSKYTNPAQAKEYVERTGIDSLAVAIGTAHGVYKEEPKLDFERLAEIRAVVDIPLVLHGASGVPADQVKRAIDLGITKVNIATELKMPFAETLREVLINNPNESDPRKYFGPAKESMKKVAIEKILMCGSNGKA; encoded by the coding sequence ATGTTAGTTTCAACAAGACAATTATTGTTAGATGCTCAAAAAAGAAAATATGCTGTTCCAGCTTTTAATGTTCATAATATGGAAACGATTCAAACTGTAATAGAAGCAGCTTCTGAATTAAAATCACCAATTATTGTAGCTGCAACACCAGGAACAATGAAATATGCAGGACCAGAATTTTTTATAAAATTAGTGGAAATATGTTCAGAAAAACATGATATTCCAATAGCAATGCACTTAGATCATCATGAAGATTATAATGAAATAATAAATGCTATTGATATAGGAACAAAGTCAGTAATGATTGATGCTTCTCATTTAGATTTTGAAGAGAACATAAAAAAAGTACAAATGGTAGTGGAATATGCCCATAAATTCGATGTTACAGTTGAAGGAGAATTAGGAATACTTGGAGGGCAGGAAGATGATCTAGTAAGAGATGATAAAGACAGCAAATATACAAATCCTGCTCAGGCAAAAGAATATGTAGAAAGAACGGGAATAGATTCTCTTGCAGTAGCAATTGGAACAGCTCATGGAGTGTATAAAGAAGAACCAAAACTGGATTTTGAAAGACTTGCAGAAATAAGGGCAGTAGTAGATATCCCCTTAGTTTTACATGGAGCTTCAGGAGTTCCAGCAGATCAAGTGAAAAGAGCAATAGATTTAGGGATAACAAAAGTAAATATTGCAACAGAATTAAAAATGCCTTTTGCTGAAACTTTAAGAGAAGTATTAATAAATAATCCTAATGAAAGTGATCCAAGAAAGTATTTTGGACCTGCTAAAGAATCAATGAAAAAAGTGGCCATTGAAAAAATATTAATGTGTGGAAGTAATGGAAAGGCGTAG
- a CDS encoding putative sugar isomerase, whose protein sequence is MEFKNCVTWKEIIQQPYIWREEVEIIKERLPEISRFLDGLKENKIKVIFTGAGSSEFVGNTISSYINSRLDIEVVSIPTTDIVSMPEQYLDRDIATILISCARSGNSPESVATVELADKLVKNIYHIFVTCNPEGKLAKISENQDNKFLLLMPEKTNDKGFAMTGSFSSMVVAGVLILLREKFEHYAEKVVYISKIIEKNLKNILADVEIISDLDIERIVYLGDGALKGLAEEVSLKVLELTGGKIASFYNTFLGFRHGPKSIVNDKTTIVCMMSNNKHTRVYELDLLKEFKAENGEKKIVVLDTIFDKEVKENSDFYFSFGDEKIGEMEEVVAGLGYLVYGQLISLLKSSKLGINPDNPCPTGEVNRVVKGVIIHNYEK, encoded by the coding sequence ATGGAATTTAAAAATTGTGTGACGTGGAAAGAAATAATTCAGCAGCCATATATTTGGAGAGAAGAAGTGGAAATAATAAAGGAAAGACTTCCAGAAATAAGCAGATTTTTAGATGGACTAAAAGAAAATAAAATCAAAGTAATATTTACAGGGGCAGGGTCATCAGAATTTGTAGGAAATACAATAAGTTCATATATAAACAGTAGATTGGATATAGAAGTAGTTTCTATTCCTACTACAGATATAGTATCTATGCCAGAACAATATTTAGACAGAGATATAGCAACAATACTGATATCTTGCGCAAGATCAGGAAATTCTCCTGAGAGTGTAGCAACAGTGGAGTTAGCAGATAAATTAGTAAAGAATATATACCATATATTTGTGACTTGCAATCCAGAAGGAAAGCTGGCAAAAATATCAGAAAATCAAGACAACAAATTTTTACTGTTAATGCCTGAGAAAACAAATGATAAAGGATTTGCCATGACAGGAAGTTTTTCATCTATGGTAGTTGCGGGAGTACTTATTCTATTGAGAGAAAAATTTGAACATTATGCAGAAAAAGTAGTTTATATATCAAAAATTATAGAGAAAAATTTAAAAAATATTTTAGCAGATGTAGAAATTATTTCAGATTTGGATATAGAAAGAATAGTATATTTAGGGGATGGGGCTTTAAAAGGACTGGCAGAGGAAGTATCCTTAAAGGTTTTAGAGCTTACTGGTGGGAAAATAGCTTCTTTCTATAATACTTTTTTAGGATTTAGACATGGACCTAAATCAATAGTAAATGATAAGACAACTATTGTATGTATGATGTCAAATAATAAACATACAAGAGTTTATGAACTTGACTTGCTAAAAGAATTTAAAGCTGAAAATGGAGAAAAGAAAATAGTGGTACTGGATACTATTTTTGATAAAGAGGTAAAAGAAAACTCTGATTTCTATTTTTCTTTTGGAGATGAAAAAATAGGAGAGATGGAAGAAGTAGTTGCAGGGCTTGGATATCTTGTATATGGACAATTGATTTCTCTTTTAAAATCATCAAAGCTTGGAATAAATCCAGATAATCCTTGTCCTACAGGGGAAGTAAATAGAGTGGTTAAAGGTGTAATTATTCATAACTATGAGAAATAA